A region of Burkholderiales bacterium JOSHI_001 DNA encodes the following proteins:
- a CDS encoding NADH:ubiquinone oxidoreductase, NADH-binding (51 kD) subunit (PFAM: NADH-ubiquinone oxidoreductase-F iron-sulfur binding region; Respiratory-chain NADH dehydrogenase 24 Kd subunit; Respiratory-chain NADH dehydrogenase 51 Kd subunit; SLBB domain) codes for MNTTSIPLSKLEAQRPSRRAREKSRAVDATALAEVRLAIAELPLRRDLLIEHLHRIQDRFGQLSTAHIAALASLHKLAQVEVYEVASFYHHFDIVRENPDGSFPVPASLTIRVCNGLSCELAGAQDLLKRLPALLNTDVRILEAPCVGRCEQAPVAVVHQNPVVRADAAQVAAAAAAGRRHDETPNAVDLDAYLAAGGYATLRRCISGELPVESVLKTMEDSGLRGLGGAGFPSGRKWRIVRAEPAPRLMAVNIDEGEPGTFKDRHYLERDPHRFLEGLLIAAWAVGTAAVYIYLRDEYHGCRALLARELARLKANPPVPELPPIELRRGAGAYICGEESAMIESIEGKRGMPRLRPPYVAQVGLFGRPTLEHNFETLYWVRDLLERGADWFSSQGRNGRKGLRSFSVSGRVNQPGVHLAPAGITLQELVDEYCGGLPEGHTLYGYLPGGASGGILPAHLANIPLDFDTLQPHGCFIGSAAVMVLTQSANHVDRATDAARNMMRFFEDESCGQCTPCRSGTSKVRELIAGNRWNTALLAELSQVMRDASICGLGQAAPNPVDCVVKYFPQELEA; via the coding sequence ATGAACACCACGTCCATTCCCCTGTCCAAGCTGGAAGCGCAGCGCCCCAGCCGCCGCGCGCGCGAAAAAAGCCGCGCGGTGGACGCCACGGCGCTGGCCGAAGTGCGGCTGGCCATCGCCGAACTGCCGCTGCGGCGCGACCTGCTGATCGAGCACCTGCACCGCATCCAGGACCGCTTCGGCCAGCTGAGCACCGCGCACATCGCCGCGCTGGCGTCGCTGCACAAGCTGGCCCAGGTGGAGGTGTACGAAGTGGCCAGCTTCTACCACCACTTCGACATCGTGCGCGAGAACCCCGACGGCAGCTTCCCGGTGCCCGCCAGCCTGACGATCCGCGTGTGCAATGGCCTGAGCTGCGAGCTGGCCGGCGCGCAGGACCTGCTCAAGCGCCTGCCCGCGCTGCTGAACACCGACGTGCGCATCCTGGAAGCGCCCTGCGTGGGCCGCTGCGAGCAGGCGCCGGTGGCGGTGGTGCACCAGAACCCGGTCGTGCGCGCCGACGCCGCTCAGGTGGCCGCCGCGGCCGCGGCCGGCCGCCGGCACGACGAGACGCCCAATGCGGTGGACCTGGACGCCTACCTGGCCGCGGGCGGCTACGCCACGCTGCGCCGCTGCATCAGTGGCGAGTTGCCGGTGGAAAGCGTGCTGAAGACCATGGAAGACTCCGGCCTGCGCGGCCTGGGTGGCGCCGGTTTCCCGTCGGGGCGCAAGTGGCGCATCGTGCGCGCCGAGCCGGCACCGCGTCTGATGGCGGTGAACATCGACGAGGGCGAACCCGGCACCTTCAAGGACCGCCACTACCTGGAACGCGACCCACACCGCTTCCTGGAAGGCCTGCTCATCGCCGCCTGGGCGGTAGGCACGGCAGCCGTCTACATCTACCTGCGCGATGAATACCACGGCTGCCGTGCACTGCTGGCGCGGGAATTGGCCAGGTTGAAAGCCAACCCACCGGTGCCCGAGCTGCCGCCCATCGAGCTGCGCCGCGGGGCCGGCGCCTACATCTGCGGCGAAGAGTCCGCGATGATCGAATCCATCGAAGGCAAGCGCGGCATGCCGCGCCTGCGCCCGCCCTACGTGGCGCAGGTGGGCCTGTTCGGCCGGCCCACGCTGGAACACAACTTCGAAACCCTGTACTGGGTGCGCGACCTGCTGGAACGTGGCGCGGACTGGTTCTCGTCGCAGGGGCGCAACGGCCGCAAGGGCCTGCGCAGCTTCTCGGTGAGCGGGCGGGTGAACCAACCCGGCGTGCACCTGGCGCCCGCGGGCATCACCCTGCAGGAACTGGTGGACGAATACTGCGGCGGCCTGCCCGAAGGCCACACGCTGTACGGCTACCTGCCGGGTGGTGCCTCGGGCGGCATCCTGCCCGCCCACCTGGCCAACATCCCGCTGGACTTCGACACCCTGCAGCCGCATGGCTGCTTCATCGGCAGCGCGGCGGTGATGGTGCTGACCCAGAGCGCGAACCATGTGGACCGCGCGACCGACGCCGCGCGCAACATGATGCGCTTCTTCGAAGACGAGAGCTGCGGCCAGTGCACGCCCTGCCGAAGCGGCACGTCCAAGGTGCGCGAGCTCATCGCCGGCAACCGCTGGAACACTGCGCTGCTGGCCGAGCTGAGCCAGGTGATGCGCGACGCGTCCATCTGCGGCCTGGGCCAGGCCGCGCCCAACCCGGTGGATTGCGTGGTGAAGTACTTTCCGCAGGAACTTGAAGCATGA
- a CDS encoding periplasmic molybdate-binding protein/domain protein (PFAM: Bacterial regulatory helix-turn-helix protein, lysR family; LysR substrate binding domain~TIGRFAM: ModE molybdate transport repressor domain): MNITIRPHWEVGPHPDRQVDTTGLLALLAAVQDAGSLAQAARGLGLSYRHAWGQVKAAEALFGGPLMNSGRGQGSTLTPLAHRLIWADRRITARLSPLLESLAAELSGQLQRNRRGTPRALRIDASHGFAVARVLEQMQAAKLPVQVRYRNSLESVAALARGDCDLAGFHVPIGEFEARALQRHCQWLRPDEHTLIHLAVRQQGLFVAKGNPLKVKGLADLKRAGLRFVNRPEGSGTRLLTELLLHKHGIAPREVRGFDDTELTHAAVAAYIASGMADVGVGVRTAAERFGLPFIPLLRERYFFALRSDALDDAQLRPALALLQSPACRSAIAALAGYEAADTGRVLRMRDAFDMQAPSAP, encoded by the coding sequence ATGAACATCACCATCCGCCCCCATTGGGAAGTGGGACCGCACCCCGACCGCCAGGTGGACACCACCGGCCTGCTGGCCCTGCTGGCCGCGGTGCAGGACGCCGGCTCGCTGGCCCAGGCGGCGCGGGGCCTGGGCCTGTCCTACCGCCACGCCTGGGGCCAGGTGAAGGCGGCCGAAGCCTTGTTCGGCGGGCCCTTGATGAACAGCGGGCGCGGCCAAGGCTCCACGCTCACGCCCTTGGCACACCGCCTGATCTGGGCCGACCGGCGCATCACGGCGCGGCTGTCGCCGCTGCTGGAATCGCTGGCGGCGGAGTTGTCCGGGCAGTTGCAGCGCAACCGGCGCGGCACGCCCCGCGCGCTGCGCATCGACGCCAGCCACGGTTTCGCGGTGGCGCGGGTGCTGGAGCAGATGCAGGCCGCGAAGCTGCCGGTGCAGGTGCGCTACCGCAACAGCCTGGAGAGCGTGGCCGCGCTGGCGCGGGGCGACTGCGACCTGGCGGGCTTTCACGTGCCCATCGGTGAATTCGAGGCCCGCGCGCTGCAGCGCCACTGCCAGTGGCTGCGGCCGGACGAGCACACCCTCATCCACCTGGCGGTGCGCCAGCAGGGCCTGTTCGTGGCCAAGGGCAACCCGCTGAAGGTGAAAGGCCTGGCCGACCTGAAACGCGCCGGCCTGCGCTTCGTGAACCGGCCCGAAGGTTCGGGCACGCGCTTGCTGACCGAGTTGCTGCTGCACAAGCACGGCATCGCGCCACGCGAGGTGCGCGGCTTCGACGACACCGAACTCACCCATGCGGCGGTGGCGGCCTACATCGCCAGCGGCATGGCCGATGTGGGCGTGGGTGTGCGCACCGCAGCCGAACGCTTTGGCCTGCCCTTCATCCCGCTGCTGCGGGAGCGCTACTTCTTCGCCTTGCGCAGCGACGCGCTGGACGATGCGCAGCTGCGCCCGGCGCTGGCCCTGCTGCAAAGCCCGGCCTGCCGCTCCGCCATCGCCGCACTGGCGGGCTACGAGGCGGCCGACACCGGGCGCGTGCTGCGCATGCGCGACGCGTTCGACATGCAGGCGCCATCGGCACCGTGA
- a CDS encoding diguanylate cyclase (GGDEF) domain-containing protein (PFAM: EAL domain; GGDEF domain~TIGRFAM: diguanylate cyclase (GGDEF) domain) gives MPPSSSTPAPAAAHRKPVRLARHFSWATLVGVLLVTAALIFSWRALTVRHLIEHESHANADLTQAFVNSVWRPFQALAAPTAGRSRADLAAHPLVKPLRQQVLAKMQGLRVAKIKVYNPQGITVFSTDEKQIGENKADNAGLQQALRGQVVSLITYRDRFDAFEGVINHRNLISTYVPVRSSTGGPVDSVFEVYSDVTDMLERQQRALWEVAAVVLGLLAALYAFLLALVRRADRALARHEHERATREAQVQHQAYHDALTGLPNRAYFGERLAEVAARAQRQGPKAHRSALMFIDLDRFKFVNDSLGHEAGDLLLQEVARRLRAALRASDLLFRMGGDEFTVILPEIATPQEAAQVAQRLQAALAAPVKLREHDLPLAASIGIAVCPDDGVDADALLRNADAAMYSAKAGGRGMHAFYKEEMNLRARQRLELEAALKQGLRNDEFRLFYQPRLQAGSQQVVAVEALLRWERPGHGLVAPADFIGVLEDMGLMNAVGEWVLRGSCQQLLAWQAMGLAGLHVSVNVSVSQFENAGFLDMVRRVLNEAGVNATHIELDLTESMLIHHPAQAARTLAALKALGVRIAIDDFGTGYSSLNYLRHLSVDVLKIDRSFVTDISASARDRAVATAIVQLAQALDITVVAEGVETEDQAGFLRRLGCHEMQGYLFCRPQPPQALAGLLGGAGTAQNHKEPARQVAMT, from the coding sequence TTGCCGCCCTCCTCCAGCACCCCTGCCCCGGCTGCCGCGCACCGCAAGCCGGTGCGACTGGCACGGCACTTCTCGTGGGCCACGCTTGTGGGCGTGCTGCTGGTCACGGCCGCATTGATCTTCAGCTGGCGCGCGCTGACCGTGCGCCACCTGATTGAACACGAAAGCCACGCCAATGCCGACCTGACCCAGGCCTTCGTCAACTCGGTCTGGCGGCCCTTCCAGGCCTTGGCCGCGCCCACCGCGGGCCGCAGCCGCGCCGACCTGGCAGCGCACCCGCTGGTCAAGCCCCTGCGCCAGCAAGTGCTGGCCAAAATGCAGGGCCTGCGGGTGGCAAAAATCAAGGTCTACAACCCGCAGGGCATCACGGTGTTCTCCACCGACGAAAAGCAGATCGGCGAAAACAAGGCCGACAACGCCGGTCTGCAGCAGGCGCTGCGCGGTCAGGTGGTCAGCCTGATCACCTACCGCGACCGCTTCGACGCCTTTGAAGGCGTGATCAACCATCGCAACCTCATCTCCACCTACGTGCCGGTGCGCAGCAGTACCGGCGGCCCGGTGGACAGCGTCTTCGAGGTGTATTCCGACGTGACCGACATGCTGGAACGCCAGCAGCGCGCGCTGTGGGAAGTGGCCGCGGTGGTGCTGGGCCTGCTGGCAGCACTGTATGCCTTCCTGCTGGCGCTGGTACGGCGGGCCGACCGCGCGCTGGCGCGCCATGAACACGAACGCGCCACACGCGAAGCCCAGGTGCAACACCAGGCCTACCACGACGCACTCACCGGCTTGCCCAACCGGGCCTACTTCGGCGAGAGGCTGGCCGAGGTCGCCGCACGCGCCCAGCGCCAAGGGCCGAAGGCCCATCGCAGCGCGCTGATGTTCATCGACCTGGACCGCTTCAAATTCGTCAACGACAGCCTGGGCCACGAGGCAGGCGACCTGCTGCTGCAGGAAGTGGCGCGGCGCCTGCGAGCTGCACTGCGCGCCAGCGACCTGCTGTTCCGCATGGGAGGCGACGAGTTCACGGTCATCCTGCCCGAAATCGCCACGCCGCAGGAAGCCGCTCAGGTGGCGCAGCGCCTGCAAGCGGCGCTGGCCGCCCCGGTGAAACTGCGCGAGCACGACCTGCCGCTGGCCGCCAGCATCGGCATCGCGGTGTGCCCGGACGACGGCGTGGACGCCGACGCCCTGCTGCGCAACGCCGACGCCGCGATGTACAGCGCCAAGGCGGGCGGCCGCGGCATGCACGCCTTCTACAAGGAAGAAATGAACCTGCGCGCCCGGCAGCGACTGGAACTGGAAGCCGCGCTGAAACAGGGCCTGCGCAACGACGAGTTCCGCCTTTTCTACCAACCGAGGTTGCAGGCCGGCAGCCAGCAGGTGGTGGCCGTGGAAGCCCTGCTGCGCTGGGAGCGCCCGGGCCACGGCCTGGTGGCGCCGGCCGATTTCATCGGCGTGCTGGAAGACATGGGCCTGATGAACGCGGTGGGCGAATGGGTGCTGCGCGGCAGTTGCCAGCAACTGCTGGCCTGGCAGGCCATGGGACTGGCGGGGCTGCATGTCTCGGTGAACGTGTCGGTGAGCCAGTTTGAGAACGCCGGCTTCCTGGACATGGTGCGGCGCGTGCTGAACGAAGCGGGCGTGAACGCCACCCACATCGAGCTGGATCTGACCGAGTCCATGCTGATCCATCACCCCGCGCAGGCCGCGCGCACCTTGGCGGCGCTGAAGGCGCTGGGCGTGCGCATCGCCATCGACGACTTCGGCACCGGCTATTCATCGCTGAACTACCTGCGCCACCTGTCGGTGGACGTGCTGAAGATCGACCGCAGCTTCGTCACCGACATCAGCGCCAGCGCACGCGACCGCGCCGTGGCCACCGCCATCGTGCAACTGGCCCAGGCGCTGGACATCACGGTGGTGGCTGAAGGCGTGGAAACCGAGGACCAGGCCGGCTTCCTGCGCCGGTTGGGCTGCCACGAGATGCAGGGCTACCTGTTCTGCCGGCCCCAGCCGCCGCAGGCGCTGGCCGGGCTGCTGGGAGGCGCTGGGACGGCGCAGAACCACAAGGAACCGGCCCGGCAGGTCGCGATGACCTGA
- a CDS encoding outer membrane receptor for ferrienterochelin and colicin (PFAM: TonB-dependent Receptor Plug Domain; TonB dependent receptor): protein MKTMLTCLAVLAGTAPIGAAHAQAAAAPAAAASEPQGGQRVEVSGQRGNDTEQRRQSTAAKIVIGREEIERYGDATVGEILRRLPGVTSSGPAGRGGPPRMRGLGSGYTQILLDGERVPPGFSVETLSPEQIERIEVLRAPSAETGARAMAGTINIITREGFAKKFNDLRLTTEFDNGRVRPSASWTVNGRPAERWNANLSATLSRQDRAYQTRALRLESLPDGSSQALERELVDQLDKRDSLNVSTRWQWLGEEGQALTLSPFMVMSEGSNQRNGQLQSLGAPTPGSGIDTGDYQRFDYLGHGRFALLRLNGQYRHRLEEGTRLEWRGGVGGWRSSGNSLRQEFNGAGAVVHSLEEQAHAREHSGTLALKGSHLLESDHSLVGGVELESVTRQDSRSTLRDGVKQVGDFGDDLQATSQRQAAFLQDEWQATPQWAGHAGLRWEAITTRGSLPDGGSQRNRSEVWTPLLHAVWKPEPRSRDQVRLSLTRSYRAPTLSNLLGRPNQSANNSQTRPDRAGNPELRPELATGVDIAFEHYLSGGGLFSANLFRRNIKDLIRAITQLETDSTSGASRWVSRPQNVGNASTQGLELEAKFRLPELLAEAPPLDVRSNLSVYSSRVKTVPGPDNRLDQQPHATLNLGLDYRLRGLPLTVGGNLNLTPGYDTRLAQDQTTLTGRKRVFDAYALWTFNPTLGLRLSASNLSPQDYLSGSTTGNETTLNEAASSTTWQLRLEMKL, encoded by the coding sequence ATGAAAACAATGCTCACCTGCCTGGCCGTGCTGGCCGGCACGGCCCCCATCGGCGCGGCCCACGCGCAGGCCGCCGCGGCGCCCGCCGCCGCGGCGTCCGAACCGCAAGGCGGCCAGCGCGTGGAAGTGAGCGGCCAGCGCGGCAATGACACCGAACAGCGCCGCCAGTCCACCGCCGCCAAGATCGTGATCGGCCGCGAGGAAATTGAACGCTATGGCGACGCCACCGTGGGCGAGATCCTGCGCCGCCTGCCCGGTGTCACCTCCAGCGGCCCAGCCGGTCGCGGCGGGCCGCCGCGCATGCGCGGCCTGGGCAGCGGCTACACCCAGATCCTGCTGGACGGCGAACGCGTGCCGCCGGGCTTTTCGGTGGAGACGCTCAGCCCCGAGCAGATCGAACGCATCGAGGTGCTGCGCGCGCCCAGCGCCGAAACCGGTGCCCGGGCCATGGCCGGCACCATCAACATCATCACGCGCGAAGGCTTCGCCAAAAAGTTCAACGACCTGCGCCTGACCACCGAGTTCGACAACGGCCGCGTGCGCCCTTCAGCCAGCTGGACCGTGAACGGCCGGCCGGCCGAACGCTGGAACGCCAACCTGTCGGCCACGCTGTCGCGCCAGGACAGGGCCTACCAGACCCGCGCGTTGCGCTTGGAATCGCTGCCCGACGGCAGCAGCCAGGCGCTGGAGCGCGAGCTGGTGGACCAGTTGGACAAGCGCGACAGCCTGAATGTGTCCACGCGCTGGCAATGGCTGGGCGAAGAAGGCCAGGCGCTCACGCTGTCGCCCTTCATGGTGATGTCCGAAGGCAGCAACCAGCGCAACGGCCAACTGCAGTCGCTGGGCGCGCCAACGCCAGGCTCGGGCATCGACACCGGCGACTACCAGCGCTTTGACTACCTGGGCCATGGCCGCTTCGCCCTGCTGCGCCTGAACGGCCAGTACCGCCACCGCTTGGAAGAAGGCACGCGGCTGGAATGGCGCGGCGGCGTGGGCGGCTGGCGTTCCAGCGGGAATTCTTTGCGGCAGGAATTCAACGGCGCCGGCGCTGTGGTGCACAGCCTGGAAGAACAGGCGCACGCCCGCGAACATTCAGGCACCCTGGCGCTGAAAGGCAGCCACCTGCTGGAAAGCGACCACAGCCTGGTGGGCGGTGTCGAACTTGAAAGCGTGACCCGCCAGGACAGCCGCAGCACCTTGCGCGACGGCGTGAAGCAGGTGGGCGATTTCGGCGACGACCTGCAAGCCACCAGCCAGCGTCAGGCCGCCTTCCTGCAGGACGAATGGCAGGCCACGCCGCAATGGGCCGGGCATGCCGGGTTGCGCTGGGAGGCCATCACCACCCGCGGCAGCCTCCCCGATGGCGGCAGCCAGCGCAACCGCAGCGAGGTGTGGACCCCCTTGCTGCACGCAGTGTGGAAACCTGAACCCAGAAGCCGCGACCAGGTGCGCCTGAGCCTGACCCGCAGCTACCGCGCACCGACCTTGAGCAACCTGCTGGGCCGGCCCAACCAAAGCGCCAACAACAGCCAGACCCGGCCGGACCGCGCCGGCAACCCCGAACTGCGGCCTGAACTGGCCACCGGCGTCGACATCGCTTTCGAGCACTACCTGTCCGGCGGCGGGCTGTTCAGCGCCAACCTCTTTCGCCGCAACATCAAGGACCTGATCCGCGCCATCACCCAGTTGGAGACCGACAGCACCAGCGGCGCCTCGCGCTGGGTGTCACGGCCGCAGAACGTCGGCAACGCCAGCACCCAGGGGCTGGAACTGGAAGCCAAGTTCCGCCTGCCCGAACTGCTGGCCGAGGCCCCGCCGCTGGATGTGCGCAGCAACCTCAGCGTCTACAGCAGCCGCGTCAAGACCGTGCCCGGGCCGGACAACCGGCTGGACCAGCAGCCCCATGCCACGCTGAACCTGGGACTGGACTACCGCCTGCGCGGCCTGCCGCTCACCGTGGGCGGCAACCTGAACCTGACGCCGGGCTATGACACCCGGCTGGCGCAGGACCAGACCACCCTCACCGGCCGCAAACGGGTGTTCGACGCCTACGCGTTGTGGACCTTCAACCCCACCCTGGGGCTGCGCCTGTCGGCCAGCAACCTGTCGCCGCAGGACTACCTCAGCGGCAGCACCACCGGCAACGAGACCACGCTCAACGAAGCGGCTTCGTCTACAACTTGGCAGTTGCGCCTGGAAATGAAGCTGTAA
- a CDS encoding collagenase-like protease (PFAM: Collagenase; Peptidase family U32), with the protein MAVATLELLSPARDADIGIEAVNHGADAVYIGGPAFGARLNAANSLADIERLVKHAHRFNARVYVTLNTILRDDELEEARRMAWDVWNGGADALIVQDMALLQIDMPPIQLHASTQCDIRSPAKARFLQDAGFSKLILARELDLGQIQAVAAEVDRATLEFFIHGALCVAYSGQCFISHAHTGRSANRGNCSQECRLPYTVLDEQNRILAHESHVLSVKDNDQSANLAALVDAGVRSFKIEGRYKDMGYVKNITAHYRGLIDALLEDRPALKRSSVGRSEIGFTPEVQRSFNRGATDYFVNGRQDNIGAFDSPKHAGLPLGQVLKVGAEHLELELDEGVAGLSNGDGLTWYDLQRELHGLQVNVATHLGGQRWRVQPNEPVAELKHLRAGTALCRNRDMAWDRLLERKSAERRIALRMLLSDTADGLHLSLAAEDGASAQAQAACDKQPARDAAQAEAALRQHLGKLGGSIYRAASIELATAQPWFVPASALNALRRDALAALDAARAAALPRLPRAPAVQPPAPYPEPALSYLANVHNHAALQFYRHHGVQVVEAAYESHEQPGEVSLMITKHCVRWSMSLCPKQAKGVTGVQGTVRAEPLTLVSGGDRLTLRFDCKPCEMHVVGRMRRHILNEVPAAPMRFYRQRDARPT; encoded by the coding sequence ATGGCCGTGGCCACCCTGGAGCTGCTTAGCCCTGCACGCGACGCCGACATCGGCATCGAGGCGGTGAACCACGGTGCCGACGCGGTCTACATCGGTGGCCCGGCTTTCGGCGCGCGGCTGAACGCGGCCAATTCGCTGGCCGACATCGAACGGCTGGTGAAGCACGCCCACCGCTTCAATGCGCGGGTGTACGTCACCCTGAACACCATCCTGCGCGACGACGAACTGGAAGAAGCCCGGCGCATGGCCTGGGACGTGTGGAACGGGGGCGCCGACGCGCTGATCGTGCAGGACATGGCCCTGCTGCAGATCGACATGCCGCCCATCCAGTTGCACGCCAGCACCCAGTGCGACATCCGCAGCCCGGCCAAGGCGCGCTTCCTGCAGGACGCGGGTTTTTCCAAGCTGATCCTGGCGCGCGAGCTGGACTTGGGTCAGATCCAGGCCGTGGCGGCCGAGGTGGACCGCGCCACGCTGGAGTTCTTCATCCACGGCGCGCTGTGCGTGGCCTATTCGGGCCAGTGCTTCATCAGCCATGCCCACACCGGCCGCAGCGCCAACCGCGGCAACTGCAGCCAGGAATGCCGCCTGCCCTACACCGTGCTGGACGAGCAGAACCGCATCCTGGCGCACGAAAGCCATGTGCTGTCGGTGAAGGACAACGACCAGTCGGCCAACCTGGCGGCGCTGGTGGACGCCGGCGTGCGCAGCTTCAAGATCGAAGGCCGCTACAAGGACATGGGCTATGTGAAGAACATCACGGCCCACTACCGCGGCCTGATCGACGCCCTGCTGGAAGACCGTCCAGCGCTGAAGCGCTCGTCGGTGGGCCGCAGCGAGATCGGCTTCACGCCCGAGGTGCAGCGCAGCTTCAACCGCGGTGCCACCGACTACTTCGTCAACGGCCGCCAGGACAACATCGGCGCCTTTGATTCGCCCAAGCACGCCGGCCTGCCGCTGGGCCAGGTGCTGAAAGTGGGCGCCGAGCACCTGGAGCTGGAACTGGACGAGGGCGTGGCGGGCCTGTCCAACGGCGATGGCCTGACCTGGTACGACCTGCAGCGCGAACTGCACGGCCTGCAGGTGAACGTGGCCACGCACCTGGGCGGCCAGCGCTGGCGCGTGCAGCCCAACGAACCGGTGGCCGAGCTGAAGCACCTGCGTGCCGGCACCGCGCTGTGCCGCAACCGCGACATGGCCTGGGACCGCCTGCTCGAACGCAAGAGCGCCGAACGCCGCATCGCCCTGCGCATGCTGTTGTCCGACACCGCCGACGGCCTGCACCTGAGCCTGGCCGCCGAGGACGGCGCGAGCGCGCAGGCGCAAGCCGCCTGCGACAAGCAGCCTGCGCGCGACGCGGCCCAGGCCGAAGCCGCGCTGCGCCAGCACCTGGGCAAGCTGGGCGGCAGCATCTACCGCGCCGCCAGCATCGAGCTGGCCACCGCGCAGCCCTGGTTCGTGCCCGCCAGCGCGCTGAATGCCCTGCGCCGCGATGCCCTGGCCGCGCTGGACGCGGCGCGCGCCGCGGCCCTGCCGCGCCTGCCGCGTGCGCCCGCGGTGCAGCCGCCCGCGCCCTACCCCGAGCCCGCGCTCAGCTACCTGGCGAACGTGCACAACCACGCCGCGCTGCAGTTCTACCGGCACCACGGCGTGCAGGTGGTCGAAGCGGCCTACGAAAGCCACGAGCAGCCCGGCGAGGTGAGCCTGATGATCACCAAGCACTGCGTGCGCTGGTCCATGAGCCTGTGCCCCAAGCAGGCCAAGGGCGTGACCGGGGTGCAGGGCACGGTGCGGGCCGAGCCGCTCACGCTGGTGAGCGGTGGCGATCGCCTGACGCTGCGCTTCGACTGCAAGCCCTGCGAGATGCATGTGGTGGGGCGCATGCGCCGCCACATCCTCAACGAGGTGCCGGCCGCACCCATGCGCTTTTACCGGCAACGAGACGCCCGTCCGACATGA
- a CDS encoding phosphoserine phosphatase/homoserine phosphotransferase (PFAM: haloacid dehalogenase-like hydrolase~TIGRFAM: phosphoserine phosphatase/homoserine phosphotransferase bifunctional protein), with product MQVVCLDLEGVLVPEIWIEFSKRTGIAAFSRTTRDEPDYDKLMRFRLDLLRQHGLKLADIQDVIGSMAPMEGARDFLDELRTRFQVIILSDTFYEFADPLMRQLGRPTLFCHRLITDAQGFVAEYKLRQPDQKRHAVNALKGLNFQVIAAGDSYNDTGMLQAADAGFFIHPPESIVAQFPQFPVNRSYAELKANILAASQRLAA from the coding sequence ATGCAAGTTGTCTGCCTCGACCTCGAGGGCGTGCTCGTGCCCGAGATCTGGATTGAATTCTCCAAGCGCACCGGCATCGCCGCGTTCTCGCGCACCACGCGCGACGAGCCCGACTACGACAAGCTGATGCGCTTCCGCCTGGACCTGCTGCGCCAGCACGGCCTGAAGCTGGCCGACATCCAGGACGTCATCGGCAGCATGGCGCCGATGGAAGGCGCCCGGGACTTCCTGGACGAGCTGCGCACGCGCTTCCAGGTCATCATCCTGTCGGACACCTTCTATGAATTCGCCGACCCGCTGATGCGCCAGCTGGGCCGCCCCACGCTGTTCTGCCACCGTCTCATCACCGACGCGCAGGGCTTCGTGGCCGAGTACAAGCTGCGCCAGCCCGACCAGAAGCGCCATGCGGTGAACGCGCTCAAGGGCCTGAACTTCCAGGTCATCGCCGCGGGCGACAGCTACAACGACACCGGCATGCTGCAGGCGGCCGATGCGGGCTTCTTCATCCACCCGCCCGAAAGCATCGTGGCGCAGTTCCCGCAGTTCCCAGTGAACCGCAGCTACGCCGAGCTGAAGGCCAACATCCTGGCGGCTTCGCAGCGCCTGGCCGCCTGA